catacattgtgATCGACACTATATAGCCAAGCATACAGTCTTTTAGCAAGTTGCGGAAATATGACCCGCAAATACGGTACGGAATCATCGCACCACTGATTTTTTCCTGGTCGTTGACCATTTAACAGTGAAACACCCCAACAGtacaaaagtagtttttttttttgttcaaaaatcGCTGTGGCGTTGTCAAGCTGTCGTCCGGAGGACGCACTGTCACTGGATATGAGGAAATGGTAATGCACCGCTTTACTGTCTTTCCATTCTCTTGTACTGAGGCGAAGGCTTTAGATGCCTCATAGAACCCCGAAAAGTGGCTATCCTAGCATGAGGGACGCAAGAAGTCATCGCCGCGTGATGGCGTCACTATGTGACTTCACTTGATGTCGCAGATCATAAAATTATGTGATGTCACTGTGACGTTGGTCAGGGGCGTCCCACAATTACATCATCACATGCCCTCATCGCTTGGTTGAAGGTGGAACGATGCCAGCTGCACCGTAGAACCACGTGACGTGCAGCGCGCTTCCGATACCTTTGAACCCGggggcatggcctccgagatggggCGAGCGCGGcgtgtttctctccggccgtTCCGATAGAGCGCGTTTCTAGAGGTGGGCGTGACCCGCTCTTTGAACCGTGGCGCTCCTACGGAGGATCGAAAAAGCTGCTGCGCTGTTCCACGTgggcgagaaaaaaaagttttgcgcTTTTACGTAACCTCGCGCTCAATTGGGAATGTTGGGTTAGggtgtacgagaggcaaagtcaatgctGGGATGGATGTATACtaaaatgttttgtttttcttaatATTTGCGCTGCCCATATTAGAGCACTAATaattgcgatgcctctgcaagagatcgGTGTGTGCTGGTAACTTGGTGTATCTTGAAGTTTGCGGGCTGTATAGTATGTATGGCGCTGACGAAAGATGAAAGGTGAGAGTGCGATCAGCTCGCAAAGCCGGAAGAGTACCGCGTTCTACGTTCACGGGTAACGATATATTAAAAGGGTTGCCTTTTCTGGAAGCTAGAAGAGTGACCTTTGAGAGatctttctaaacactctttgggaagGAAGCTACAAGCACACTGCATGCTAggtacccactgcgccataaataataataaattttgtgtagtggcCAGAATTTGTTTGTTGGTTTGTAGCCTGTAATCCATGGCACATatccactgtgggggattggccaagaaaacatataGTATCTCATAGACGCTAagtgcactattgcttacaaaaagaaaaaaaaatgcagaaggaAGACATTATATAAAAAACAAAGATTCAGAGAATGAGAAAAAACGAGAAAATAATGACTAATATAATAactatgctatctttcgtcattctttggagaagcgtggtatccgctacgcACTTTTTTAATGCTATCCGGGCTGATgacgagtgggtatgtgccacagttaataggtgatcaagaacaagttttctaaagGGTTGGAGCATGAAACGACCCAGTAGTTGTgtaattcgcattgtgtgacgactggctgttcttttgatgttctaaaacgctttattactcgtattaacgcgattcctttcccgaagtcaagcctgcctaaggcctgTTTGAAAACGAGGTCCAAGCACTGGTATACTAAGTTATGAAGTGTGCTACTCAAATACCCTTTTAGACATTGTGTTGTATAAGATTTACTTTGCAACTTCCATTGTACATTTGTCGACTTGACTTTATGTATATTGTACGCTATGTATATACGTAAGCCGCATCTGTATTAAATACcatccaagaaaaaaaagtgccgccatatccacgaagtgaatgatgatgagtgggcgaagctccggaggtaaacctggtaaaccatgaatcctctgtacattttgcccactcgattttattacatcgctccccctagcgtacgtcgccgcactaaatcgaacgattgccttcaaccaatgacacgcgccatatgtgacatcattcctattttataagatctcgcgtctttcatcaactacaagtaccgctttctagtttataacatcttgcatcttttcatcatcagctacaagtaccaccatctagtaaacactacacgagaggtggctacatacaggagacggtaccgccatctagtgaacacagcaagaactaaactagaggtggctacatacagggaacggtaccgccatctagtgaacactgcaagaactaaactagaggtggctacatacaggctacaggggacgcacagcccacgccctaaggagcttcgcccctaaaaaaactggcgtggctcagtggtagaatactgcgctGGAACGCGACgaacccgggttcaattcccattGTGTCATTTGTGTTTTCTTATTTACTGAGTTCCCAGCACTGACGTGGCTCagtgctcagtggtagaatatggGCAGGCACGCAGCGAACCCGGGGGTCGTTGGTGTTCTTGACATACCAATATTTTTTTCGTTcaatactggttacggacaccggtggcggcggataACTATACGGTGCCGCCTGTGaaccgtgttctgatctcattacagctttcgctgtcaaaaagaaagaaagaaaaaaagaaccatGCGCACACTGGAGTCCCATGCGCTCTGCCGTCTGCCGCGTTCTCCGCCGCCGCCGGAATCCACAGTGAATGCGCCCTCTCGCGGTAGCCGGGCGCGTGAGGTGATACTCGTTGGTTTTGCTGGTGAGCgcggcgattgggacggccggagagaaccGGGCCGTGCTcccgccatcttggaggccatgcaaagACATGTTGAATGCAGAATGCTTTGGGGTGGAGGAGGAGGTTAATCAACACCATCtactgagagagagaaaaaatgggACACTTCTAAGCTTCGCTGTTAAAAagttccagtagaaaacaccgaATCATTACTGCGTGATTTGCACTTCCCCGGGTCTTTCTCTTGCGCAACGCGGCGATGAGCACTATAGCGTCAAtgccaccgccagtgtaagcgttagcgcccgctgatTCGTATCTATACATTGTTCCCTTAAGCGGGAGATGGAGTAAATTTTTAAAAACTATAGATACGAACCAACTGGCTCGCATTCACTCTCTTGAACGAGTTGTCATGGCAACTCGGATACCTGGGATACTCGTGGATGGCGAGGTTGAGGAAGCCGTCGACGACATCAGCTATAACACGACAGCCTTTAGCTTTGCGTTCTTCTAAGGTGATTAACAGTGGCGTATAATGTCATTGCAGTTGATTAATCCGATCCTTAAGCCACACCCAGCCTGACTGCTGCCGTTATTATCCTTATTCGGATCAACATATAATACAAACACTAAAAGAGAAAGGGCAGCAGACTATCAATGGTTCCTCAAGACAATACCGCTCCCGGGCAATcgacggtgaaagaaaaaaacaaacagaaacagTCTAGAAGAGAGGCCGTAGAAAAACGAATTTGAAACCGAAAAATGATGTGGAAGACAAACCGCGACACACAATATGGCATGTATTGTACGTGAATTCCTGTTAAGTCCCGTGgttgttacagcgaaagctgcgaTGAGATCTCAACGAAGGTCGATTGTGATCCCGTAGTTGCCCGTCGCTGCCGCCCGTAACCGCTATAGCGcgaaatgaggaaaaaaaaagctaaataaaaaattggcagatgccacaTCCTCTAGGAATCGATAGTATATAAAGCATGTGGAAAGAACTTGACCGTGTTGTCATTTTTTATTGAGTGGCACGTCATGACATGACGATAAAtgtatgtataaatgttgcacgcttagacatgtgttgaagagttgcagatgtttacataaccagttttTGGCACTTGCGcagcgatgccaacaggaacattaTTTATTACCAACAacagaagtgataagctgatatgaagcgctagtGCTCGCGAGGATAGTAGCACTGGACATTGCGACATAATCAATGTCAGCGCATGACGCATAACTACGATcgtcgttaacccgacgtgacggctgcatcaatGGAGTACATAtgcattgtttataaaattggatagccagcactgtgccacaattgacgtttcgcgaacactatagggtctatttgaaaagtagtcccGTGACCTGGcttgactctgtggtagaatacttgattgccgcgCAGAACGCTCGGGCTCGATTccgaccctgacatttattctttgtattcgtcgggtcaacgctaccggtgtcaggtttttcttaacgctatTGCATTAAAATTGCCTATCTGTATTCTCGTCGTGTCTGGGGATATACTgagtgtctatcacctgtggcacatacccgcgaaccggtggcacatacccgcccgcgggtatgtgccactgtctggcgcgaagtgttcgacgacgtacgcggtgggattgtgacactattcatgtattgaccagcgcgtcatattcgtcaaaccgcATCTTACCCTCACGTAGTAATCTtgtttcacgccaagttaagggggtgatcacgagatcACCGGGACGTAAacggcgagatagatagataagcgtAATAAAGCATTGTCGAACAGTAAAGTAACAATCAtatgtcacacaatgtgaatcgcCTGGCTCGTTGAAGGCTCCGACCGATCACAAAAGCGATCAGGCATGATTCATCGTCAGctacagcatcaacaaagtgcatatAGTACCTCACAAGTGCGTAGCAAGTACCACGATTTTCGAATAATGATGAGTAATGGTATTTGTAGACACTTCAccacaacaaaaaaaggaaatattttgTATGAGTTATGTTGTACTTAGTACCATGTATTTGTGTTCGTAGTAGTTGCTCCATGGGAGTTTATAGAATTGAGATTCTATAGAAAGGCCACTCTTTCAGCTTTTTATACTATGACTGTGTTGTGTGCTCCGTGCAGGCCTTGCAGTTTTAGgggcgcagggcgcgggttcgaatcccggctgcggcggctgcatttccgatggaagcggaaatgttgtaggctggtgtgctcagatttgggtgcacgttaaagaaccccaggtggtcaaaatttccggagccctccactacggcgtctctcataatcatatcgtggttttgggacgttaaaccccacaaatcaatcaatcagttttaggggcgaagctttttaaggtGTGGGCCAGTCGTCACCTGCAGTAACCAccttacagcatatccacggagtgaatgatgatgagtggggcgaagcttcggagggtttcatCGGCAAACcttgaatcatccgctggccacgtccgtctgtctttctgcttgacgcacggacggacggatggacgcacagacagacggaagcaagaacgaacagacggacggaagcgcggaaggactgacggacgcttcgccccactcatcatcatgcactccggggatatgctgcgatttttttttcttcggttacGGTCTATGTACGCAATCTCGCACTTGTAGTTCACGCACTGCCGTTCATAAAGAGAGATATCGTGTATTACTAAATGTTTAAGTGTATGACTTCGTAAACTCGACGCTAGTTGAGCCGCATTTTAAAATATATACACGAACCGGTTGAGACTTCAGACGTTTCGACTTCTGCATGCTCTATTAAGAAGTAAATTATTGGCTGGTATATGCGAGTGGATGCGGCATTTCTCGCGTGTTTCTTCCCGGCGTGCGAGCATGCGGAAAGCGAAAATAAattgagagggagagagagagagtttcgTCCAAATACCAAGTGCGCTCGCACGCACGTATCGAACGAACCTGCGTATCACCTTTTGTCTCCGGAACGCGAGAAAGATCGCGCTGAGAGAGAGCGAGAAGAAGGTCGTTTGATGCATCGCACCTACCACGAAGCTCAACCTTGCCCTTTCGCTCGAATTCGCTGGCAAACGGCTCATTTGCGAGCTCTGTACAGTCAGCGCCATGGGTGCCGCGACTGGAGTTGACGATCGCGAGTACCTGCAGCAGCCCGAGCGGCCGCCCCGCCGCGTCGTTCCCGCCAAGTACGTTTGCATTGCGGTGTCTTGCTTGGCGCTCGTGCTGCTCGCGATAGCCTTGTCTTATCCGATCAGCAGCTTGTTGGGCGTAAGGCGACTGAACGACACTTACAAGAGCGCCAACGTCTCCGACAATGAGATCAACGACACCACTCCCGGTGGCTTCCAACCCACGCAAGGTGGGTACAAGCGGAACGAAACCGAAGAacagccaccgccaccaccaccgcccgTATCTTCTACGCCTGCAGAAACTACGGAGTCGACAACCACTACTACCTCGACTACGCAGTCTACAACGCAACCCACGACGACCACAACGGTGACTCAAGAGACTACTACAATCACGACGACGATGACTGAAGAGCCGTCGACGAGTAGGAGTACCAGGAGGCACAGAAGGTCCCACCGCGAAGAGCCCGACACCACGACTACGGAGTCGCCGACGAACCGAACGTCGAGACCGTCCGTGTGGTTGAACCAGACCAGAAGCCCCCCCGCCGAGCCAGGTTACGTTGTGTACGAGGTCGCCATGAAGAAGGTCAGCGTCCAGTTGGTCTACGAATGTCACTGCCCGCGCAGCCGGCGCTTCATCGTGTCCCAGCTGTTGCCCGTGTACGAGCTGCTGCGTGAGTACATGCACCTCACCCTGCTGCCTTTCGGTCGAGCCCgtattgagaacggtactggtgGGGGTAACGATACTGCTGGCAACACCACCGCCACTGCAACTCCTAGCAGCACAAACAGCACCGGTGAGTCGGGAAGCGGGAAGAGCGCGGAATCCGCAGCAGATATTGGCCCTGCCAACAGCAGCAACGACACCAACGGCAACAACACCCACAGCGACGACAGGAACGGCACCAGTAGCGACCGCAACTCGACGTCCAGTCCGACCGTCAAGTGCCCCCGCGGAGAAGACGAGTGCCACGGCAGCATGGTCCAGACGTGCGTCATGAGGCACGTCGAGGAGACCCTGACCGCTGTCCGGGTCATCGCCTGCATGTCCCAGTATCCGGACCCTCACCACGTCGGTCGTCGCTGCGTCGAGAAGTACGGCCTGGAGTGGCACCTGGTGGACAAGTGCGTGACGGAGCAAGGCAAGCTGCTCATGCTGGACATGGGCAAGCAGACGTGGAGCATCACGGGCAGCGTGAACAGCGTGCCCCTGATCCGCGTGCAGGGCGAGATGAGTCACGTGATCCAGGTCGAGGCGCAGACCGACCTGCTGTCGCTCATCTGCGCCCGCCTGCAGAACCGACCCCCGGCTTGTCAGGGCCGTGGGAACGCGACGCAAGGTGCGCTGACCGGTAACGACACCGAGACCACCGAAGCTCCGTCGCGTACCACGTCTGCGGCTGCGCCGTCAACGGGATACTGAATGGAGGCGGCGCTGTCTTTAGGACATGCTTTGGTGACTTTTCTTTTGTTATTTCGGTCTTTAACAGGTTTTTTCTGCGCTTTTTTAGCCAACTTTCTCGGTGTCGTTGCCAAAGTTCATTTCGTTATGTTAAATTTCTCTATAACTTGCTTTCTCTTGTGTGTGCCATTTAAAATTTTTATTCTTTCCCTCGTGCCTTTCCTTTCTTCATTAACATTAGACAGATATGGCTCTCGTTGGCAGTTGTCCTGCTTGTCACCCGATTTTCCAGCTTTCCCAGATATTTTAAATAATCTTAACCTCATAATTGCTATCCATATGTTATGAGTCGAATTTTGATAATAACTCCTGTTAACGCCAATATATTTAATTTCGGGTGTTAATCACGAAACACTGTTTAACATTATCGTACTTAAAGTGCCTGATTTGTGGAGTATAGTGTATTAATTTGGTGTTTCTTCGAATTTACAGTCGTTCCGCGGAAACCGCCTAAACTACTAACGTTATGTTGCAAGCTATGGTCGTGCGGCCGTACAACTTAACACTTCTTCAGTAATGTAACTAGCGAAATTATTCACCGAAACCCAAGCGCCTTGCGATACCAAATCGAAAATTAACAAAGCTCCCAGCgcgtctttcataaccaaaaaacaaaaacaaaatatttctatTTCGCTGCCATCCCGTGTCCTTGTCAAAGCATGAGTGAAACGCCCGCACCCGTAGCCTGGTTATTATCTCAGAGAGCTTGACGCCAACATGTTCAGCTCAATTGTAATATCAAAGGCTATATAGTGGCTCAAACCTAATGGTAGCAGCATATTCATTTATGCCTTACGACACAATTATTTCCCCCATAaccagcatcgagacgatgcttttcCTAGAAGTGCAATAACGCCATAACCAGTACGTATAGTGTCCATTCGCTGTGGAAGGTACCCACTTAGGAATGCAGAAATAAGAAAACGTTGTCGCTGGTCTGGTTCTGGAGATTTAAGACGTCAACTGCTGGCTGTCTGTATTATTTCGCGCGTAACAATACGCACCTACGCACCTACTGGTGCAGATGCGTCGGTAACAACAATTAATTAGTGTGCAGTAGACTAATCGATAATTTTTTTCTCCCGATTCGGCGAAAAAAAGTCAAGCAAAGTAATTTAGCCGGCGTTATTGTGGGAAGCTCACAAGATGGCGCCAGCAGCGTTGCAGTTGGCGTGTTCCTATTATCCTATACTCCGTATCTCTTCGCAGTCTGTATTTCCTGCAACGTGGCCTTCGTGACGTTTTCCGAGCTTCCTGAATCTGGTTCTGGCTCCCGTAAAGCACGAAAAGCACGGAGTCGGAGACCTGTGGAAGCAAGAAAATTAATTGTTGCCGGCGTGAGCGTGTGTACTGCAGCTTTCTCTATCCCAACAGTAACGTCACAATAGGTAGCTACGAAACTTTCGCTGATGTTGGCTGACCATACTCCGTTGTAACGTACGTAAAAGTTGTCATCtccgcccacagctgttgctctGCCTGCCACGAATAATTCGCCcaaatgtgttttgttttcaAACTTCATGATAAATTATGAACGCTTCAGAGCACCATACGCACAATACTAGGGAAGCTCCGTGAGCTGTCCCAGTGCCGGcttgtatttagaaaaaaagtgttaacgatttcgagtacttcgtactaaaCGATGGGAGAGCAATGATCTTTCTCTATTATTACTATGTTTAAGCCCCTGACGAACCATTTTGTGTGTTAAGAAAGTGTTCGACGATTCAGAGTACGATGCACTCTAtttactatgagagagcatgaaGCTGTCCCAGTAAACCCAACGTCATACTCGACGGCGCCATGTgtgttagaaaaagtggttaacaatttagagtactaggtactctactacgggagagcatatgaccgtcccgtgggcctcacagaGTCACACTTCATTAGGGGTGTTTAGGaaaaaaatggttaacgattcagagcacTTGATGTTCTGTTATGGGAGAGCAAAGAACCGTCCCACGATGCGGCCGTGGCAGGGTCCGCGCTCCGCGCTATAGGTgaacatgtgtttagaaaaaatgtttaaacgatttcgagtactttgtactcgactatgggagagcactgagccgtcgcGCTaaaggtgtgtttagaaaaagtgggtaacgatttagagtactcggtactatactatgggagagcataaaaccgTCCCGTGCGCAGACAGAGGAGGGAAGAAAAACGctaaaagtgtttagaaaaagtgggtaacgatttagagtacttagtaccctactatgggagagctgaaagccgtcccgttgaCCTCGTAGAATAACTTATGTTTTAGAGAATAACTTATAAAGACGCTACAATGACGAACACCCATTAGAACTGACGAATGTTGTAACTGCTGGCACGTCTTTTCAAGTAGTTCAAGTAGTTCACTTTACCATACAGACACACCATTGTGTTGCTGGTTTCAGAGTAGAAATTGGCTGGTAAATTTTGTCGGCAATACTGGCATTGATAGTCGGACAAACAAAATTTTGTGGGTCTTGACGAAGGACTTTTAACTCTTATTAgccgaaggaaaaaaaagtatgAGGCATCAGCCGATAACAAAGTGTTTACGGTTCGAGCGGAAACCAGCTATAGCATGACGGTCTCTGGCAGAAGGACAGGCGCGCCACAATTCCgtgctggagagagagagagctctctctctctctctctctccgtgctGGAAAGACGGTGGAAAGACGGTGTTTGTCGGAGTTTACTTCTCATAGATACCCGATTATCCGATATTCGATGATAAACTTTGCATTATAACTTGTCCAATGTGCTcttattgttttttatttctaATGAAAATGCGTCGCAGTAGTTGCTGGTGATGCTGTTTCTCCATCCTTCCATTTTTGTTTCACTTGCTCTTTGGTTGTCCTCTTAATGGGGCCACACTACACTGATAACACATCACTGCACTGCTGTGAACTTCCAAAATTGTACTATTGGGGGCCAGGGGCTAGGCAAGCTGCTTGTTTTCTCTCATATCctataaatgaaaaataaaggaCCTATTACTATTAATATTCTCAATACAGTGAAATATTAGATGTAGTTATATCTTAACACGAAAACATGCAAGTACACTAGCTGTATTTTAAATGTCTCGAAGATTTGAGCGAACAAACACATATGCACACAAGTACAAGTACTTAAATACAAAACACCAGCGTTTGTTAGTGTTACAACTTTAAAGCTTATTTTATAGATGCATGCTAGCGTACTTGACAAGCTTACTGCCGCTGAATAATGTTCGCTCCGTTCCACTGATGAATCTCAGTTTTAAAAATGCTCTTTGAACGTTGAAAATGCATGTTGAAGTTGGAGTTTATAGGATAAATCTGAATATTAAAAATTTTACCGGTCGCTGTTTATCGGAGTTTTTCGGATTAATCCGAAAACACGAAACCTTCAAATGCTTTAACGACGGTTTCGTGGAAGATTTTCGGTGCCGCCATATTTCGATGCTAGCCTCGCCACGTTGTATCTTTACCAACCAAACCAGGGGTCAGAAACCCGCGGCTGGCGTGGCAGTATTATGCGCGGCCTTCGCCATGGTGTCACAACGCCCACCCCCCTTTTCCTTGGCACTTTCTGGCTGAGGGCCGACGTGATGGTCTTTACTTAAAATGGAATTTCCGCCACTAAGTTACGCTTGACTGCAACTTCGTGACAAGCATGCTTGTAATAAACACAATTTTTAATCCAGTTTTAAATATTAGAAAAATAGTTTCCATTCACCGAATTTTCACGCTTTGCCTGCAACCCCCCACCCGGCCTCCCTAATTTTCTGTGTGGCCCGCTGCTGTGTCGGCTGCATTCAATTTGGCCTTTCGCCTATAAAAATTGCCGACCTCTAAATTAAACGAACCGTGCTGTGCTGGTAGTATACGCATCAAAACTGTCGGATTGGTGCATTCGACGTTTCACGATCTCATTAACTCATGTCGCGAGATACAAGAAGGACGAAACATTCGTTTAACAGCGCATGGTGGCAACGCCCGTGTAACTATAAGATCGTCCATTTAGAGTCTGCATATATGCAGACTCTAAATGGACGATCTATAAACACGTCAATCTATAGATCGTCGATCTATAGCCACGTCGTACAAACTCGTGAAGCATAAAAGGACGGAGCATGAGAAAAAGGACACAGGGTCTTTAAGAATGGCtttacggatggatggatggatggatgctatgagcgtcccctttataacggggtggtgacaagtatgccaccaggctcgacaaaaaaaaaaaaccctttttttctttttttatgttggcctaatgcctctacttcgataaattctatcttaatggaaaaaaaggtacatttttagcttaagttctctgccatttacggcacactgtccatattttatttttccaatatttatttttgtcctttctctctaattttctgccaccaatactctaaccgtctcttacttatttcaatcgcgggtgtgttcagctttccattgttgtccctaaaacccaaggcttcttgtaggctcgtgcccaaacgtacacctgggtggatatctccacattcaatcagaacatgctccgccgtttccttatctttcccgcagcatgtgcattgttcttcttctttactgaatcttgctttataactacgcgttctaaggcaacccgatctcgcttcaaacagtaaagcgcttccccttgaattatcgtaaaatgcctccctccttatttcatttttgccctttcggtagttactcaaagccggttttttctccatagctgccatccagtaaatcctctccgcctccctgacttttcccttaacgctctttgttgacatatggcttacaataccagccgtgtacttactagtgagtcttctagttctttttctccactgtgtgtccacgctcttcctatacaaataacggaacaccttctctgcccatctactctccttcatatttcttagcctttcatcgaaccttattttgctctgcgcttccctcgcctcaaaacctgcccaccccatatcgccctttacagcctcgttcgtcgtcttcccgtgagcacccaacgcgaggcgtcccacagtcctttgatttacatccattcccgattgcacatctgccctcatgcacaccactgagttcccaaaagtaagccctggaaccattacacccttccacagacctcgaagcacctcatacctattgtatccccacaacgctctgtgcttcattattgccgcattcctctttccttttgctgccgaggctttttcctgtacctccatgtatctatcactctcatttacccatactccaaggtacttgtattcacttaccctcggtatttcttggccttgtatggacaccgtctgatcacagggatcattgaataccatcaatccacacttcgttacactgaatcctagtccaagagcttcaccttcccttccgcatatattcgccagctgctgtatatcatctcgactgtccgcaaataagacgatatcgtccgcataaaataaacctggaagcttctgctcaatcatcatgccgccctgtttgtgtgacagattaaaaccaatgttgctaccttctagcgctttttccatactcaccatgtacagcatgaataacagcggggacaaaggacatccctgtacGGTGAACGCGAGGCGAGCGCCCCCTTTCAACCAGCCGAACACAATGCCACTCGCAAAAGCGCTCTGGAGCACTCCAAAACAACCAGTCCAAGATGGCATAAAACTTCTGTTGCGGGTGCGTCGAACCAGCCAATTTTCAGTCCACAGCGCGCTGCGCCAACGACTGGGCCACGGAACGTATGTTGTCGAGGGtgttaacggcaagccatttatatacacaatGCATCGTTGGCGGTCCTCGGAGTTCGGCAATTTCCGCTTGCTTTTGTCATCAGTAGCCAGATGGCGCGAAAAACGCGCGTTGCGTTGGGCGACCTTGCTCAAAAGGTCGGCTGTCCGCGCCACTCCGCGCGTCGCTACGCCTCCAGATGGCGCGGTCAGACTGCTCGctggcgcgcgc
This genomic interval from Rhipicephalus microplus isolate Deutch F79 chromosome 10, USDA_Rmic, whole genome shotgun sequence contains the following:
- the LOC119181276 gene encoding uncharacterized protein LOC119181276; translated protein: MGAATGVDDREYLQQPERPPRRVVPAKYVCIAVSCLALVLLAIALSYPISSLLGVRRLNDTYKSANVSDNEINDTTPGGFQPTQGGYKRNETEEQPPPPPPPVSSTPAETTESTTTTTSTTQSTTQPTTTTTVTQETTTITTTMTEEPSTSRSTRRHRRSHREEPDTTTTESPTNRTSRPSVWLNQTRSPPAEPGYVVYEVAMKKVSVQLVYECHCPRSRRFIVSQLLPVYELLREYMHLTLLPFGRARIENGTGGGNDTAGNTTATATPSSTNSTGESGSGKSAESAADIGPANSSNDTNGNNTHSDDRNGTSSDRNSTSSPTVKCPRGEDECHGSMVQTCVMRHVEETLTAVRVIACMSQYPDPHHVGRRCVEKYGLEWHLVDKCVTEQGKLLMLDMGKQTWSITGSVNSVPLIRVQGEMSHVIQVEAQTDLLSLICARLQNRPPACQGRGNATQGALTGNDTETTEAPSRTTSAAAPSTGY